The Chryseobacterium suipulveris genome window below encodes:
- a CDS encoding CCA tRNA nucleotidyltransferase, producing the protein MVINLKQNKNFKLFKLVSAVAQQNNQSVYIVGGFVRDLLMKRQMPTDIDFVTESSGIYLAKKIAQEINPKLKVSVFKTYGTAMFKHNGLDLEFVGARKESYSEDSRKPSVETGTLEDDQKRRDFTINALAISLNKENFGELIDPFDGISDLQNKIIRTPLEPLQTYSDDPLRMMRAIRFAATLNFQIEENSLEAIKKEAERIKIVSMERIMVEFNKIMLSEKPSVGLKLMEQTGLLPLIIPELTALKGIEEVEGQTHKDNFWHTLEVVDNISKNTDNLWLRWAALLHDIGKAPTKKFDKKNGWTFHGHEFLGSKMVKNLFYRLKLPLGSDMKYVQKLVKLSSRPIALIDDGTSDSALRRLLFDSGEDLEDLFTLCKADITTKNSSKQEKFKKNFEYVAQKIKEVEEKDSIRNFQPPISGEEIMEMFNLQPSREIGILKEKVKEAILEGEITNDKEEARSFVIEEAKLLGLKIN; encoded by the coding sequence ATGGTTATCAACCTCAAGCAAAATAAAAACTTTAAACTTTTCAAATTGGTTTCCGCAGTTGCACAGCAGAACAATCAGTCGGTGTACATCGTCGGTGGATTTGTGCGCGATTTGCTGATGAAAAGACAAATGCCGACCGACATCGATTTTGTAACTGAAAGTTCAGGGATTTACCTCGCAAAGAAAATCGCCCAAGAAATCAATCCAAAACTAAAAGTTTCGGTGTTCAAAACCTACGGTACCGCAATGTTTAAACATAACGGACTCGACCTGGAATTCGTCGGTGCACGAAAGGAAAGCTATTCCGAAGATTCCCGGAAACCTTCGGTAGAAACAGGAACTTTGGAAGACGATCAAAAACGAAGGGATTTCACCATCAATGCGTTGGCAATTTCGCTGAACAAGGAGAATTTCGGCGAATTGATTGATCCTTTCGATGGAATTTCGGACCTCCAAAACAAAATCATCAGAACGCCGCTTGAACCTTTGCAAACCTATTCCGACGATCCTCTAAGAATGATGAGAGCCATTCGTTTCGCCGCGACTTTAAATTTTCAGATTGAAGAAAATTCCCTTGAAGCCATAAAAAAAGAAGCCGAAAGAATCAAAATCGTTTCCATGGAAAGAATTATGGTAGAATTCAACAAAATCATGCTTTCCGAAAAACCGTCCGTCGGTTTAAAACTAATGGAACAAACAGGACTTTTACCTTTAATCATACCCGAACTCACCGCTTTAAAAGGAATCGAAGAAGTGGAAGGACAAACCCACAAAGACAATTTTTGGCACACTTTGGAAGTGGTTGACAATATTTCTAAAAATACCGACAACCTTTGGCTTCGTTGGGCGGCGTTGCTTCACGACATCGGAAAAGCACCGACAAAAAAGTTCGACAAAAAAAATGGCTGGACTTTTCACGGGCATGAATTTTTGGGTTCAAAAATGGTAAAGAATCTTTTCTACCGCTTGAAACTCCCTCTTGGGAGCGACATGAAATATGTTCAAAAATTGGTGAAACTTTCATCAAGACCCATCGCATTAATAGATGATGGAACTTCGGATTCTGCTTTGAGAAGATTGCTTTTTGATTCGGGTGAAGATTTGGAAGATTTGTTCACGCTTTGCAAAGCCGACATCACCACCAAAAATTCCTCGAAACAGGAAAAATTCAAAAAGAATTTCGAATACGTTGCCCAAAAAATCAAGGAAGTTGAGGAAAAAGACAGCATCCGCAATTTTCAGCCCCCGATTTCGGGAGAAGAAATCATGGAAATGTTTAACCTGCAACCAAGCCGCGAAATCGGAATCCTAAAAGAAAAAGTAAAAGAAGCAATTCTGGAAGGCGAAATTACCAACGATAAAGAAGAAGCGAGAAGTTTTGTGATTGAAGAAGCGAAACTTTTAGGCTTGAAAATAAACTAA
- a CDS encoding GtrA family protein: MKALLLKQRQVFFFIIAGALSAVVEIGSFKIFSVYLPQLFSQETNFNGIHFPLSNVFSTTCGIITNYFLSIWFVFERGKHSKKREFAYFMFVSFLSTILSLTFFQIFFRYVFKEHFDAGFFVFSQEMLSKISAILLVSALNYSVKKRVIFNG; encoded by the coding sequence ATGAAAGCACTATTACTAAAGCAGCGACAGGTTTTCTTCTTCATCATTGCAGGTGCATTGAGTGCTGTTGTCGAGATCGGGTCTTTCAAGATATTTAGTGTTTATCTTCCGCAGCTGTTTTCTCAGGAGACCAATTTTAACGGGATCCACTTTCCGCTGAGTAATGTTTTTTCCACCACCTGCGGAATTATCACCAACTATTTTCTGAGCATCTGGTTTGTTTTCGAACGCGGGAAGCACTCGAAGAAAAGGGAGTTTGCGTACTTTATGTTCGTTTCGTTCCTTTCCACAATTTTGAGCTTGACCTTCTTCCAGATATTTTTTAGATATGTGTTTAAAGAGCATTTCGATGCGGGATTCTTCGTATTCAGCCAGGAAATGCTGAGCAAGATTTCAGCAATTCTATTGGTTTCGGCACTGAATTATTCGGTGAAGAAGAGGGTGATTTTTAATGGATGA
- a CDS encoding lysophospholipid acyltransferase family protein, translating into MTKLLNYIWRGWMIILGAVLTILLGIPVLILSIRKEHYKYAYRFIRVWCYGMFYGMGFRYDLKNLTEKKIEKYRQYVFISNHTSIMDVMLPCILMPHHPLCYVGKKELVKIPIFGTIYKRICVMVDRSSAKSRADVYRRCAERMQEGQSIVIFPEGGVPDDTSILLDSFKDGAFILSSKHNAPIAVFTFVGLKEMFPFDNSKGHPGKVKVFFNDILEPDRSAAELKSIAYGEIKNVLENQMGNRK; encoded by the coding sequence ATGACTAAACTTCTTAATTATATTTGGCGCGGATGGATGATAATTCTGGGAGCCGTGCTCACCATTCTACTTGGAATCCCCGTGCTGATTCTTTCGATCAGGAAAGAACATTATAAGTACGCATATAGATTTATTCGAGTGTGGTGTTACGGGATGTTTTATGGGATGGGTTTTCGGTATGACCTGAAAAATCTGACTGAGAAAAAGATCGAAAAATACCGGCAGTATGTCTTTATCTCAAACCATACCTCGATTATGGATGTGATGTTGCCGTGTATTCTGATGCCGCATCATCCGCTGTGTTATGTGGGAAAAAAGGAACTGGTGAAAATTCCGATTTTTGGGACGATCTATAAGAGAATCTGCGTGATGGTCGATAGAAGTTCCGCGAAAAGCCGCGCCGATGTGTACCGAAGATGCGCCGAAAGAATGCAGGAAGGACAGAGCATCGTGATTTTTCCCGAAGGCGGCGTTCCCGATGACACCTCGATTTTGCTCGACAGTTTTAAAGACGGCGCGTTTATCCTCTCCTCAAAGCACAATGCGCCGATTGCGGTGTTTACTTTTGTGGGCTTGAAGGAAATGTTCCCATTTGATAATTCGAAAGGCCACCCTGGAAAAGTGAAGGTTTTTTTCAACGATATTTTGGAGCCCGACAGATCTGCCGCTGAACTGAAATCTATTGCCTACGGCGAAATAAAAAATGTTCTGGAAAACCAAATGGGGAACAGAAAATAG